The following proteins come from a genomic window of Acinetobacter baumannii:
- a CDS encoding homoserine kinase, with protein MSVYTPLSLDEVRTFAAPYGLEVLELNPIQGGIQNTNYFLVDVNRKQYVLTVFEELDAQGAGELIPVLEQLGTHDVPVAVPLKHSGQAVHFIAGKPAQIAPRLMGHHPMQTTVAQVAAIADAQAKLHVALQDFPLEREYRRDHQYWTGVAEQLKPNMTQDDQTLLEQVYQAFNAKTAQYSNRPTGFIHSDLFRDNTLFEGEQLQGILDFYELNQDELLFDIAITINDFCTEYPAAHLNSDKVDAYLEAYQKIRALTSDELECLDVFLAMAACRFWSMRLQVAKKNKEEGRTGDDILQKDPQEMRAMMQDRLSHVKA; from the coding sequence TTGGAGCTGAACCCAATTCAGGGAGGTATTCAAAACACCAATTATTTTCTGGTTGATGTAAACCGCAAACAATATGTACTCACCGTATTTGAAGAGTTAGATGCACAAGGTGCAGGTGAACTTATTCCTGTACTTGAGCAGTTAGGTACTCATGATGTACCCGTTGCCGTGCCATTAAAGCACAGCGGCCAAGCGGTTCACTTTATTGCGGGTAAGCCTGCACAAATTGCACCACGTTTAATGGGACACCATCCCATGCAAACTACAGTAGCCCAAGTTGCTGCAATTGCAGATGCACAGGCGAAGCTACATGTAGCTTTACAAGATTTTCCGCTTGAACGCGAATATCGCCGTGATCATCAATACTGGACAGGTGTTGCAGAGCAGCTTAAACCAAATATGACTCAAGATGACCAAACGTTACTTGAGCAGGTTTATCAAGCCTTTAATGCGAAAACAGCGCAGTATTCAAATCGACCGACAGGTTTTATTCACTCAGATTTGTTCCGTGACAATACTTTGTTTGAAGGCGAGCAACTACAAGGTATTTTAGATTTTTACGAGTTAAATCAAGATGAGTTGCTTTTTGATATTGCGATTACCATTAATGATTTTTGTACCGAATATCCAGCAGCGCATTTAAACTCAGACAAAGTAGACGCTTATTTAGAGGCATACCAAAAAATTCGTGCGCTGACTTCAGATGAACTTGAATGTTTAGATGTATTCTTGGCAATGGCGGCTTGCCGTTTTTGGTCAATGCGTTTACAAGTTGCTAAAAAAAATAAAGAAGAAGGACGTACCGGCGATGACATCTTGCAAAAAGACCCGCAAGAAATGCGAGCAATGATGCAAGACCGTTTAAGCCATGTAAAAGCATAA